GGTGCAGGTGGCGAACCACCGACATGTCCTGGAGGGTCACCACCATCGCCTTCTGCTCCGAGGGCAACGGCGCACAGGACAAGGCCACCGACACCTGCTGGCCAGGCGCCGTGCGCAGGACTGCGTCATGCAGTCGCCAGGTTTCACCACGACGGTAGGCGTTGTAGATATCGCAATCGCCCCATTCAGGGATGTGCGGTTTCTGCAGGAAATCCAGGAATGGCATGCCCTGCAATTGCTCGGCGGTGGCATTGAGCAAGCGGCAGGTAGACGGATTGGCAAAGCGGATACAGCCATTCTCATCCACCACCAGGATGCCTTCGGCGGCGTTGTCCAGTACCGAGGCATTGAAGGCCCTGGCCGCTTCGAGATCCTGGCTCAGGCGCTGCAAGGCCCGGCGATTGCGCTGGTGCTCGAGCAACGCCTGGACCTTGGGCTTGAGGATTTGTGGATCGAAAGGTTTGAACAGGTAATCCACGGCCCCACTGGCATAACCCTTGATGACCGCGTCCTGGGATTGCTCGTTGGCGGTCAGGAAAATGATCGGTGTGAGCCGCGTACGCTGGCTGCCGCGCATCAGGCGCGCCACTTCGAAACCATCCATGTCAGGCATCTGCACATCCAGCAGAACCAGGTCGATGTCGTGTTCAAGCAGCAGGTTAAGCGCCTCGACCCCCGAGGACGCGGTCATGACTTGCCAATCCGGACGCTGCAACAAGGCTCGCATGCTGAGCAGGTTTTCAGGGTAATCATCAACAATCAAAAGGACAGAGCTGTCTTCGCCGAGCGGTGGTTGCGCGCATTCCATGCTGCTTCTCTTATCGGGCGCCACGTCCGTTCTTACGTAGCAAAGCGGACAAATACTGTCCCCTCACTCTAGACCGGGATTTTGAAAAGCAGTAGGTGTCAACGCGCCATCATCCGGACAAAGCCCGAAATAGCCGACTAACGGTCACCCTCCTCAGGCACAAAAACTGCAATGACACCGCCGACGAACAATTGACGTCAAACATCCGCCGAACGGTTAATAAAAAAAGCCCAGTCCAGCGTTCCGAACGCTTCAAACGGGCGGTTTAAAGCCCCCGCTACGGCATTTATCTTTTACATCCGATACGCAGGACCTGGACATGATCGATCTCGCAACCTGGAACTTGAGCATCCCCGAGGGCAGCCCGGCGATGACCATCGAAACCCCTCGGCTGGCACAGGGGTTCAAAGACCAATACTTCAACGCCGAAACCGGCACCGTCTTCTTTTGGGCGCCCGTGACCGGCACCAAGACAGCCAACGCGATTTACCCGCGCAGCGAACTGCGCGAAACCTATAGCGACGGCACCTTGCGCAATTGGCTTTACCCGGCGGCGGACAACATCCTGCGCGCCACCGTGACCGTCAACCAGGTGCCCAGCACCGGCAAGATCGTGATCGGCCAGATCCATACCAAGGACAGCACCAGTCCGATGGTGAAACTGGAATACCAATACAAAACCTCCAGCTCCACCGGAAATATCGTCGCCAAGGTGCGCATGCGTCCTGACGACGAGGAGGGCCAAGTCATCACCATCGCCACGGGCGTGACACTCAACCGCAGTTTCTCCTACATGATCCACCTGAGCCCGAAGGGCGCGCTGGGTATTACTGCGGCGGGTTACAACTGGCGAACCACCGTTGACCCAAGCTGGAAAGTCAAACCGCTCTATTTCAAGGCGGGCGTGTATGTGCAGGACAACACCGGCTATGTCACCGAAGGCGGGAAAGTGACGTTCAGCCTGCTGGAAATCAAACACACCACCCTGTAATGACCGCCTCACCTGCAACGGCACCCGATTAGGGGTGCCTTTTTTTTGTCTGTCGCCGGCAAAAGAGCCAAAAAGCCATCGCTCATTCGTTCCGTTAAAAAACCAGGTAATCGACCAGCGGTCGTTTGTCTCGGGCACAAAAGCGGAAAACGCCACTCTGACGGTCTGCTGACGCCAACCCTCCGTCGGGACGATCGTGCCAATTACTCGTCTGCGCCCCCTTCGGGCCCTCAGCAAAAGCGCGTCTTAGAGCCTCCGGCTGTGGCGTAAATCATTTCTTCTTCTCAGAAAGGATCCGAACATGGTCGATCTTGCAACCTGGAACTTGAGCATCCCCGAAGGCAGCCCGCCGAAAACCATCGAAACCCCGCGGCTGGTGGATGGGTTCCGGGACAAATACTTCAACTCCGAGGGCAGCACGGTGTATTTCTGGTCACCCGTGACCGGCACCAAGACTGAAAATGCGATCTACCCGCGCAGCGAATTGCGCGAGACCTACAAGGACGGCACCTTGCGCAACTGGCTGTACCCCGATGCCGACAATCAATTGCGTGCGAAGCTGGTCGTCAACCAAGTGCCCAGCAGCGGCAAGATTGTCATCGGTCAGATCCATGCCAAGGACAGCAGCAAACCCTTGGTGAAGCTGGAGTACCAATACAAAGAGGACAGCGCCACCGGCAACATCGTCGCCAAGGTCCGCATGCGCCCCGATGACAATAAGGGCCGGGTCATCACCGTTGCCACCGGTGTGAAACTTAATCAGGCGTTCAGTTATCGGCTCCACCTCGATCGTACCGGTGACCTGGGCATTACCGCAGCCGGTCGTAGCTGGTACACCACCATCAGCGCCACTTGGCGGGTCAAACCGTTGTATTTCAAGGCAGGCGTGTATGTGCAGGACCACACCGGCTACACCAGCGAAGGCGGAAAAGTGACGTTCAGCGTGCTGGATATCGATCACAACACCTGAAATTTCACTTCCGATAATCTCGTAGGAAACGCCCTCTTGTGGCGAGGGGATTTATCCCCGCTGGGCTGCGACGCAGCCCCTCTTTCCGCCAGACCCACCGTATGCACCGGCTTTGCGGTGGCTGCGCCGCCCGAGCGGGAGCAGGCTGCCTCGCCACAGGGGCTGGTGCGTCCTACAGGTCGATTTTGGCCTCGAAAATCTCCTCTATAGTTCGGTGGGTCTGCTGGCTTTGGTCGGTGGGCAGGGGTTTCGCAGCCCTGGTGAGTTAGAATCACGACCGTCAAAAATCGACATAGGCGAATCCTGCCTGCGTTCGGCTTTTCATGGCGGCTGTGTGTGGGAGATCTTCGGGTCTGCCGGGTTTCTCTAACTCCTCGGTCTGCGAACCCGCACATGGCTGCCACCCAATTTGTTTCGCAGCAGACGGTGGCAAGTACTTTTTCTTGAGTTAGAGGTTTGTCATGAAAACAGAACAATTGCTTAGCCGCTTCAGCCCCCTCACTCCGATCGCCACCACCCAACCCATCCTGTTCATCGACAGCACCGCGCCACTGACCGAACTCCATGCCTGCGCCAGCGAACGTTTGCATGTCACGCTCGACTACTTGACGCTCATGGCCTGCGCAACCCTCCGCGATTCGGCCGCCAGCGACTTCAACACCCTCACCAACGTTGCTCGGATCCTGGTCCAGGATGTCACCGATGTATTCGGTGTCATTGAACAACGCGGCCTCGAAGACCAGTAAAGCCCTCCTGGTGGGAGATGATCCCCTGTGGGAGCGAGCTTGCTCGCGATAGCGGTGGGTCAGCGGCAAAGGTGTTGGCTGACACAGCGCTATCAAGATCTGTGTGTATATCCGTTTTCTTTGTCACGGCGGCTGGCGGTTCCGCTCTTACAGCGGGTCACTTTCGAAAAGCGCGAAAGTAACCAAAGCGCTTTATGCCCCACCACTCGGCACCTCGCCTAGGCTCGGTGTTCCCTCACTCCGGCATTGCTCCGTGGGCCCGCCGCGAAGGGCCATCCATGGCCCAGCGCGGCTATCCCGGCATCCATGCCGGGATGCCCACTGCGCAATGCCTGCGTTCGGCCAGCGTGGTTAACGGGGCGCCAAAATCTACGTCCACCGCGAGGCGGCCTAGTAGCCGACCTGGTTCTGGGTGTGGTCCGCGTTTCTCCTGTGGGAGCGAGCCTGCTCGCGATGGGGTTGGTGCATGCGACATCTTCCTTGGCAGTGATATGGCCTAGCAATCTGCTGGTGGTCATTCAGTTCTGTAGAGGCTGGATTTGCTGCCGTCATCGCGAGCAGGCTCGCTCCCACAGGTGTTTTGTGTCGCCTAAAATCCATAGTCGAACGCAGAACCCACTGTGGGAGCGAGCTTGCTCGCGATGGCGGCGGATCAGTCGGTATCCATGTTGAATGTGAAACCGCAATCGCGAGCAAGCTCGTTCCCACAGGATAAACGCGGTCCACATCCAGAACCAGGTCGGCTCTAAGGCCGCCTCGGGCAGGCTTTTGATCTCGGGCGCCCCGTTAACCACGATGGCCGAACGCAGGTCTTGGGCCGTGGGCATCCCGGCATGGATGCCGGGATAGCCGCGCTGGGCCATGGATGGCCCTTCGCGGCGGCCCACGGCGCAAGACCGGAGTGAGGGCATGCCGAGCCTAGGCGAGGCACCGAGTGGTGGGGCAGAAGCGCTTTGGTTACTTTCGCCTGGGCCGGCATTCCGGCTTTTCGAAAGTGACCCGCTGTAAGAGCGGAACCGTAAGTAGCCGTGACAAAGAAAACGGATATACACACAAATACCCGAAACCCTACCTATAAAAAAACCCGCATAAATGCGGGTTTCTTTCAAAGCAAGAAGACTCAGTTGACCTTGGCGTTCAACTCACCCTTCAGATACCGCTGATACATTGCCTCCAGCGAGATCGGCTTGATCTTCGAAGCGTTGCCAGCCGTTCCGAAGGCTTCATAACGGGCGATGCACACATCGCGCATGGCCGTCACGGTGGCACCGAAGAACTTACGCGGGTCGAACTCGCTCGGGTTGGTTGCCATCAAGCGACGCATGGCACCGGTGGAGGCCAGGCGCAAATCGGTGTCGATGTTGACCTTGCGCACGCCGTACTTGATGCCCTCGACGATTTCTTCAACCGGCACGCCGTAGGTTTCCTTGATGTCGCCGCCGTACTGGTTGATGATCGCCAGCCACTCCTGCGGTACCGAGGACGAGCCGTGCATCACCAGGTGGGTGTTGGGGATGCGCTTGTGGATTTCCTTGATACGGTCGATGGCCAGCACGTCGCCGGTCGGTGGCTTGGTGAACTTGTAGGCGCCGTGGCTGGTGCCGATGGCGATGGCCAGGGCATCGACCTGGGTCTTCTTGACGAAGTCGGCGGCTTCTTCCGGATCGGTCAGCATCTGGCTGTGGTCCAGCACGCCTTCGGCACCGATGCCGTCTTCTTCACCAGCCATGCCGGTTTCCAGCGAGCCCAGGCAACCCAGTTCGCCCTCTACCGAAACGCCGCAGGCGTGGGCCATGGCCACGGTCTGCTGGGTGACGCGTACGTTGTACTCGTAGTCGGTCGGGGTCTTGCCGTCTTCGCCCAGGGAACCGTCCATCATCACCGAGCTGAAGCCCAGTTGGATGGAGCGCTGGCAGACGTCCGGGCTGGTGCCGTGGTCCTGGTGCATGCACACCGGGATGTGCGGGAATTCTTCGATTGCCGCCAGGATCAGGTGACGCAGGAACGGCGCGCCGGCGTATTTGCGGGCACCGGCCGAAGCCTGGACGATCACCGGAGAGTCAGTCTTGTCAGCGGCTTCCATGATGGCGCGCATCTGCTCAAGGTTGTTGACGTTAAAGGCTGGAACGCCGTAGCCGAACTCGGCTGCGTGGTCCAGCATCTGACGCATGCTGATAAGTGCCATTGTGTCTCTCTCCCGGTCGAGGGTCGTTAATCGTGCCAGCCTGCCGGAGCGGCGGCGGCTATTCAAGTCATAGCGGATCGGGGGTCGGCCCCGGCCTGCGTGTTCGGTATCGCTAAATCCAAATACTGACGCGATCCCTGTGGGAGCGAGCTCGCTCGCGATGAGGCCGGCACATTCAACATCACTGTCGCCTGATACACCGCTATCGCGAGCAAGCTCGCTCCCACAATGGTTCTGCTCCCACATTTGGATCTCTGTGGATCAGTTCAATCGTATTACTGCGCCTTGCAGCCACGCCCAATCAGGTCATTGGTGGCGACCCAATACACCAGGCCTTCCTCACCCTTGACGTGAAACGCCAGCATGTCATCGCTGTACAGTGAACCTTCAGCACCCGGCTCAAGCTTGAGGCGATAGACCTTATCGGCGCCGCCCAGGCGTACATCGACTTCCTTGTGGGCGGCATCGGTGTAGCGCCAGAGCACCTTGGCCTCGCTGTCACAGGTCCAGGTCGTCCAACCCTCAACAGGCTCGGACGTGTGCAAAAAGTCCAACTGCGCACAACCGCCCAGCAATGCCAACGCCACGACGGCGATCAAGCCTTTCATCCGTGTTCCTCGACTGACGGCACACGCCGCCAACCATGAGTTAAGAGTCAGACCCGTCAAGGACAACCATGTTCCTTGGCCGGGGTTTGCGTCTCGTATTTGTCCAGGCCGTCCGGCCCGGAGCGCTTGTTCAGCACCGGGTTGGTCTCGGCCTGCCAGTCGGCCTGGTAACAGCCGTCTTCAGGCGCCGGCGTGCCGGGTTGCGGGGCCGGAGCCTGCGGGCCGCTTGAGCAGGCCACCAGCATCGTCGCCGCCAACAGCAACGTGAACGTCTTGACCATCAGAACACTCCTTTGCCTGGTCAACGCAGCTTCAGGCCTTGGCCCGGCTTTCCAGGACTTCCACAGCAGGCAACACCTTGCCCTCGACGAACTCGAGGAACGCGCCGCCACCGGTAGAAATGTAGGAGATCTGCGAGGCCACGCCATATTTGTCGATGGCCGCCAGGGTGTCACCACCACCGGCGATGGAGAACGCAGCGCTGTCGGCGATGGCCTGGGCCAATACCTTGGTGCCGTTGCCGAACTGGTCGAATTCAAACACACCGACCGGGCCGTTCCACAGGATCGTCTGGGAGGATTTCAGCAGTTCGGCGAAGTTGGCTGCGGTTTGCGGGCCAATATCGAGGATCATGTCGTCCTCGGCTACGTCAGCGATCAGCTTGACGGTGGCGGTGGCGCTTTCGGCGAACTCCTTGGCCACAACTACGTCCACCGGCAACGGCACGCTGACCTTGGCGGCGATTTCCCGGGCGGTGTCCAGCAGGTCCGGCTCGTACAGCGATTTGCCAACCGGGTGACCCGCAGCGGCGAGGAAGGTGTTGGCAATGCCGCCGCCGACGATCAACTGGTTGCAGACCTGGCTCAGGCTGTTGAGCACGTCCAGCTTGGTGGAAACCTTGGAGCCGGCAACGATGGCAGCCATCGGCTGGGCCGGGGAGCCCAGGGCCTTGCCCAGTGCGTCCAGCTCGGCAGCCAGCAACGGGCCGGCTGCGGCGACCTTGGCGAACTTCGCCACGCCATGGGTCGAACCTTCGGCGCGGTGGGCAGTGCCGAACGCGTCCATCACGAACACGTCGCACAGGGCGGCGTACTGCTGGGCCAGTTCGTCGGCGTTCTTTTTCTCGCCCTTGTTGAAGCGCACATTTTCGAACAGCACGACATCGCCGGCCTTCACGTCCACGCCGCCCAGGTAGTCAGCGACCAATGGCACGTCACGGCCCAGGGCACGGCTCAAGTAATCGGCCACAGGCTTGAGGCTGTTTTCCGCCGAGAACTCGCCTTCGGTCGGACGACCCAGGTGGGAGCAGACCATCACGGCCGCGCCTTTTTCCAGGGCCAGCTTGATGGTCGGCAGCGAAGCCAGGATACGCGCGTCGCTGGTGACAACACCGTCCTTGACGGGGACGTTGAGGTCTTCGCGGATCAGTACGCGCTTACCTTGCAGATCGAGGTCGGACATCTTCAACACGGT
The sequence above is drawn from the Pseudomonas sp. St316 genome and encodes:
- a CDS encoding polysaccharide lyase family 7 protein, producing the protein MIDLATWNLSIPEGSPAMTIETPRLAQGFKDQYFNAETGTVFFWAPVTGTKTANAIYPRSELRETYSDGTLRNWLYPAADNILRATVTVNQVPSTGKIVIGQIHTKDSTSPMVKLEYQYKTSSSTGNIVAKVRMRPDDEEGQVITIATGVTLNRSFSYMIHLSPKGALGITAAGYNWRTTVDPSWKVKPLYFKAGVYVQDNTGYVTEGGKVTFSLLEIKHTTL
- a CDS encoding polysaccharide lyase family 7 protein — its product is MVDLATWNLSIPEGSPPKTIETPRLVDGFRDKYFNSEGSTVYFWSPVTGTKTENAIYPRSELRETYKDGTLRNWLYPDADNQLRAKLVVNQVPSSGKIVIGQIHAKDSSKPLVKLEYQYKEDSATGNIVAKVRMRPDDNKGRVITVATGVKLNQAFSYRLHLDRTGDLGITAAGRSWYTTISATWRVKPLYFKAGVYVQDHTGYTSEGGKVTFSVLDIDHNT
- a CDS encoding fructose-bisphosphate aldolase, which gives rise to MKTEQLLSRFSPLTPIATTQPILFIDSTAPLTELHACASERLHVTLDYLTLMACATLRDSAASDFNTLTNVARILVQDVTDVFGVIEQRGLEDQ
- the fba gene encoding class II fructose-bisphosphate aldolase (catalyzes the reversible aldol condensation of dihydroxyacetonephosphate and glyceraldehyde 3-phosphate in the Calvin cycle, glycolysis, and/or gluconeogenesis) — protein: MALISMRQMLDHAAEFGYGVPAFNVNNLEQMRAIMEAADKTDSPVIVQASAGARKYAGAPFLRHLILAAIEEFPHIPVCMHQDHGTSPDVCQRSIQLGFSSVMMDGSLGEDGKTPTDYEYNVRVTQQTVAMAHACGVSVEGELGCLGSLETGMAGEEDGIGAEGVLDHSQMLTDPEEAADFVKKTQVDALAIAIGTSHGAYKFTKPPTGDVLAIDRIKEIHKRIPNTHLVMHGSSSVPQEWLAIINQYGGDIKETYGVPVEEIVEGIKYGVRKVNIDTDLRLASTGAMRRLMATNPSEFDPRKFFGATVTAMRDVCIARYEAFGTAGNASKIKPISLEAMYQRYLKGELNAKVN
- a CDS encoding MliC family protein; this encodes MKGLIAVVALALLGGCAQLDFLHTSEPVEGWTTWTCDSEAKVLWRYTDAAHKEVDVRLGGADKVYRLKLEPGAEGSLYSDDMLAFHVKGEEGLVYWVATNDLIGRGCKAQ
- a CDS encoding phosphoglycerate kinase; its protein translation is MTVLKMSDLDLQGKRVLIREDLNVPVKDGVVTSDARILASLPTIKLALEKGAAVMVCSHLGRPTEGEFSAENSLKPVADYLSRALGRDVPLVADYLGGVDVKAGDVVLFENVRFNKGEKKNADELAQQYAALCDVFVMDAFGTAHRAEGSTHGVAKFAKVAAAGPLLAAELDALGKALGSPAQPMAAIVAGSKVSTKLDVLNSLSQVCNQLIVGGGIANTFLAAAGHPVGKSLYEPDLLDTAREIAAKVSVPLPVDVVVAKEFAESATATVKLIADVAEDDMILDIGPQTAANFAELLKSSQTILWNGPVGVFEFDQFGNGTKVLAQAIADSAAFSIAGGGDTLAAIDKYGVASQISYISTGGGAFLEFVEGKVLPAVEVLESRAKA